The DNA region CGGCGACCATGACGATCCTGCCCAGCGCACGATCCTTGACCGAGCTGCCGCTGCCGTACCGGTTGCAGGGGCTGACCGGACCACACGCCTCGCGTCGGGCCGGATCCGGCGGCGACCTGCACGACGTCGCACTGTTCACGCCGGGCGACCGGCTGCGGCGGGTCGACTGGCGGGTCACCGCCCGGCTGAACACGGCCCCGGCGGTACTCGGGAATCCGAAGGGCGCCGGTCCCAGGAACGCTGGCGCTGGGACCGCTCCCAGTGCCGGCGGATCGGCGGAGGCGGGAGCACCCCGGCCGACTCGGACGATCAGCCGGCTCTATGTACGGCGCACCTTCGCCACCGCGGACGCCACCGTGATGCTGGTGATCGACTCGCGGGATCAGGTCGGACCGCGGGTGGCGACCTGGGGTGACGCGACCCAGTTGCGGGAGGACGAGTCCACCTCCCTGGACGTCGCCCGACATGCGGCGGTGTCCCTAGCTCGGCAATATCTGGCCGTCGGCGACCGCGTCGGGTTGGAGGATCTCGGCAAGCTACGCCGGCCCGCTCCCCCGGCCGGTGGCCGACGCCAGCTGCAGCTCCTCACCCAGCAGCTCGCCCTGGCCGAACCGGAGGGTGAGCCGACTCATCGGCAGCGCATCCCCCGACTGCCCTCGGGCGCGCTGATCGTGCTCTTCTCCACCTTCCTCGATGACGATGCCACCGCGATGGCCCACGCCTGGCGCCGGGCGGGGCACCGCGTGCTGGCGGTCGACACCATGCCGCGGTTGCTCATCTCCGGAATCCCGGAGCGACTGTGGATCGCCTACCGGATCGTCGCGATGGAACGGGTGGACCGGATCACCCGGCTCGCAGCCGTCGGGGTCGAGACCTTGGCCTGGATGGACCCCGAGCGCGATCCGGGGCTCGAACTGGGTCTGCTGGCCAGGCTGCGGGGTCGGCGATGACCGACAAGCTGCCGCCCGATGGTCTTCGGGAGTCCGGCTCGGCGGGCGGTGGGGTCGCGCGGCGCCGCCGCCCGAAGGACCGCATGGCCAAGGGTGGCGTCCGCGATCCTGCCCTGCGTACCGGACTGCCCCGGCTGTGGGCACAGCTCACCAGCTGGTTGCTGGCTTACCTCCCAGGGCGACATCGCCCCCGGCTCCCCAGGGTGCACATCCACACCGCCCCGGCGATTCCGAGTGTCGTGCTGCGCGCGATTGTCGCGCTGATCGGCTTCGGTTGCGGGCTGATGGTAGTGCCCGGGCCCCCCGGTTGGGCGATCGTGATCGGGCTGCTGGTGGCACTGTTCTGGGTCCCGGGTTCGCTGGTCGGCGGCGCCTTGGTGATCGTCCTGGGATTGCTCCTGGCCTTCGATGTCGAACCCGGTGCCCCCTGGCGTACGCCGTTGCTGGTGGCCGCGCTGCCGCTGATGCTGCAGCTGGCCGCGATCGCCGGACAGACGTCGATCACGGCCCGGATCGAGCTTCGGGCGCTGGCGCTACCGCTCCGCCGCTATCTGGCGATTCAGGTGTTCGCCCAATTGCTCGCCCTGACCGGCGCGATGGTGGCCGGCCTCGGGTGGGTGCTCCCGCAGCTGATGGCCCTGGCCTCCGTCGCGCTGCTCAGCATCGTCATCTTCTGGATCCCGAGTCTGGGTCCCGCCCGCAGCCGCGACTACTGAGAACGCCCGGAGGAGGTCAGCACAGCTGCCGCAGCGTCCGGGCGGCAGTTGCGCGATCTACCAGCAGCACCGCATCGGACGGCTCGGAGCGAGCCAGAGTCGAGCCGACCTGCGTCGCCTGATCGGCCCGAGGTGGACCACTCTGCTCGGCGTTCGCGACGAGCTGTGGACGCAAGGCCTGCCAGCTGTGCCAGTGCTCGTCAAAGGACTCGACCACGCGACCGCGGCGACGCTGACCATCCTGGGCCGCCGACCGATCGACATCGACATACAGCAAGACGGTGCGCCAGCCGGCCAGATGGGCGAGGGCCAGGAACAGGCCGCGGCGACGCACCCGCGTACCGGGGTCGTGCACGACCAATCGCCGCCCCGCGGCCGGACCCTGCAGCAGCTGGATCAGCACCCGGACGGTGTGC from Microlunatus phosphovorus NM-1 includes:
- a CDS encoding DUF58 domain-containing protein gives rise to the protein MVRTGGWQLAPAAIGWLAAGVVLLALGLVTRRPDIVAIGVPLLLGVAWSTSSRSQRTPSAQLRGEDQPTGLSDEIKVEVALEPAELPTALTLRVRAPGHRPAEALVAAESRTLTATMRTVRTGRRELFGLAHRAVGPDALLSTAAVTDAPATMTILPSARSLTELPLPYRLQGLTGPHASRRAGSGGDLHDVALFTPGDRLRRVDWRVTARLNTAPAVLGNPKGAGPRNAGAGTAPSAGGSAEAGAPRPTRTISRLYVRRTFATADATVMLVIDSRDQVGPRVATWGDATQLREDESTSLDVARHAAVSLARQYLAVGDRVGLEDLGKLRRPAPPAGGRRQLQLLTQQLALAEPEGEPTHRQRIPRLPSGALIVLFSTFLDDDATAMAHAWRRAGHRVLAVDTMPRLLISGIPERLWIAYRIVAMERVDRITRLAAVGVETLAWMDPERDPGLELGLLARLRGRR
- a CDS encoding AAA family ATPase translates to MPTVSSSRPTRESPRPDAAYDLVLVGGVPGAGKSTAIAQATDDLDHVRAVDPEDISWWLRRQLPAGTPYHSYRWLVHFLHTVRVLIQLLQGPAAGRRLVVHDPGTRVRRRGLFLALAHLAGWRTVLLYVDVDRSAAQDGQRRRGRVVESFDEHWHSWQALRPQLVANAEQSGPPRADQATQVGSTLARSEPSDAVLLVDRATAARTLRQLC